CATCAGTTAAGTGGCTTCCTTCTGCCCCTCAGTCTAGCCCTCCCCATTCACCTTCCTGACAGCTGTTAGGGTGGACATCCTTAAAACGCAGCTGTTAGAGCCTGAGGTGCCGCCCAGTGGCAGAACTCTTGAGAACAAGCCTGAGGGCTTGGGTTAAATTCCTTTGCAGtgcaaaaaaacaaaccaaccctcTGATTCCAGTGTCCCTTGCCCGCCTAGCTCAGGATCCTGAGGGGGCAATCTGGCAGCCACTGCTCTCGGCTACAGCCTCTCAAACATTAATGTACATCCTGTTTTGCAGATGAAAGATGATGAACTAATCCAAGAGCGGTGTACCTAATAAGACTCCTCTGGGTAATGacagggaagatggctcagcggataaaggcgcttgctgccaggtctgacaacctaagttccatctcagggacccacatggtaggaggaaAAAAACTACCTCCtgcgagttgtcctctgacctccagttgTGCCCCGTGGCCTGCGaatgccaccaccacccctcctctaaataaataatatgtaattttaaaagaactaatcgggactggagagttggcttgacacttgttgctctttcagagaacctgggttcagtccccagcacccacatagtgggtCTCAAcctctctcttctgatctctaagGGGACTGgacacatacacagtgcacatacacacagggaaaGCACTGaaacacaagtaaataaaatttttaaatcttaaataaaaaaaaaaagatagcaaggGATTCAGACACTGGAGTTCACAAACTGCCGGCCCTTTTAGACCAAGATCTCTACttgctttcattcattcattcattcattcattcatttgattatttatttacttgtttatatattcattcatttgtttactgaagcagggtcttgtgtagcccaggctggacttaaacttgTTACCCAgctgaggctgactttgaacaTCTAATCCTCCTGCCGCCACATCCCGAGTGCATTGTGAGATTATGGATGTGCAATACCTAGCCGGCTTTGCTGTAATTTCagttgttatttttgagacagggttacattatgtagctgtcctggaactcacgatgtCGGCTGGAACCTGTGCTCCTCCCATTTCGCCCCTGCCTccgggtgctaggattaaaggcgtgtgccaccctGTCCAGCTGTTTCTAACTTTAACTTTCTGAAAAGTCTTCCTCCCACTTGCCTCCTCCTTCAGCAAACACTTTTACTAggttttaatttatgttttcaaaGTTTCTCTGTGCCAACAAAAGCAAATGACACCATACTTGCctgtccctctccccttccccaaaCAGCCGGATGCTGATACACAGGGTTGGTTATCATTTCATCTCAGAGATGCCGAGGAGTCAGCAGGCTTTCCCGAGTTGGTATTTTACATGCTGTTCAacttggacttgaactcctgGGCCCAACTGTTCCTCTCCCCTGAGCCTCCTGCACGACTGGGACATGTTCTACCGATATGTAGAATCCTTCATGGAGACTGACATTATTCTACCATTGTGTGATGTGTCATAATTTATTCAGCCAGCTGCCTCCTGGTGGCCACTTGGTTGTTTCTGATTATCCCAGGTGTCTTCCTTATTTTAACTATtaaatatattatctatatattctttggggattttattcatgtatacaatgtgttttaatcatacccaactccctttttcatttaaatatggtgtgtgtgtgtgcgcatgctcaCACACTTGTGTGCTTTGCTATATAGTGGCCAGAGGCTAATtaaatgtcttcctcaatcactctccaatttatttttttgagacagggtccctcactgagcctggaacttGCGATTTCAGCTAGACTAGCCAGCTTGTGGGATCCACGTGTCCCTGCCCTTCCCGTCCCTCCCGCACTGGAATTATAAGTgcacaccactgtgcctggcttttgtgTAGGTGCTGGTGATCTGAACTTGGGTCACACActtgcacagaaagcactttatccactgagccacatctccaggcCCTCACCTGGTTTCTGAGCCCTCCATACTCTGGCTAGCCTTGTGACGTTTCATACCCGAGTCCCAACTCCATCTCTCTAAGCCCCCCGCAGACACCTCCGATACGTTCTCCTTTAGTACCCCAGACCACTGTGTTtactgtttcctcctcctctttctcatttaTCTTCCTGTGGTTCATCTCACCATGGCTCTGTTTTCCCAAACAGCCTCCTGTACCTGAAGCTCAGAAACCAGGTCTTGGATTCATCTGGCTTCTCCGAGGTCCAGAGCTGGGCACACAATGGCTTTCAAGAGCATTAGGCATTCCACGGGTGTTATATATGATTGGAGCCATGGGCTGGTGACTCTGCCAGGCCATGGGCTGGGTCTAAAAGCCCAGAAGCTGCCCAGAGCAAGAGAGACCTCTTGTCGAAGCCTCTGCCTTGTGCCTGAGTGTGTAGAACACTTGGGTGGGCCAAGATGATGTCCAAGATCTAATGGGGTTCCTAGTGGGATTAGAGGGGGGCCTTGTATGCTTTCCATTTGGTTAGCAGGGGACACCGTGGTGTAAAGACAAACggtaaagatggctcagtaggtaaaggtgcctgctgctaagcctgtgacacacacacacacacacacacacacacacacacacccctgaattCTGCAACTTGCCCTCTGAGCTCCACAGGCAGGCGCCATGCTCATACATGCAGAGGAGCACAAGTAAACAGattagataataaaaatgttaagggGGTCAGTAGCTTGCCTCTTTTGCTCTTTTAAGGGACCGTACCAGATCAAAGTACCCACATCTGGTGCTTCAGAACTTCCTGTCCAgagctgataccctcttctggcatctgtgggcatTTCCACATCagttatacacagacacataaaaaaatgaaaataaatgaatatatatatatgtatatatatatatatatatgtatatatacatatatatgctttaaATGAAGAAGGTAAAAGGATTATGGCTTTGTGCACTGTCCTAGCTGGGCTCTTTTCTGTCCTGGTGACATCCGTGTCTTCCCGCACAGGCTAGCTCCAGTCTCCATTTTTAGAAACCTTCCTGGACTAGGCAGCTCCTGTTGACCTCTGGTCCTGTGAACTTCTGCTATATGTGACAGCTACGGCAGCGCTGTACTTAGTCATCCGAGGTCTGCCACCTCCGGTCATATAGGCCTGTCCTCCTGCTGAGATCTCCAGATCCTTATGGGATAAAAAGGTCAAAGAAAAACGCCTGCCTCCTTCTCTCAGCACACTACGTGACCACTGGAAGGTCTGTCATGAGCCCTGTGTCCCAGGGCGGCtgcgggggtgggtggggtgtttACCACAGTCAAGTCTCCAACCAGAAACATTTGAAGAATACAgagtttgggggattttttttttttttttttttattgtcattcTGGCGTTTGTTGttgcttattttgagacagggcctcatatagcccaggctgaccttgaacttgggtgAGCCCAACCCCTGATCCTcgacctcttgagtgctgggtttaTGGGCAAGCACCACCAAActacatttctgtggtacaggGACtcgaacccagagctttgtgtcTGGTCGGCAAGCgctctgcccactgagctacaccctcagtaCCCAAAGAGTGTCTTTTAAAATGGTCCTCATCCCAGGGTTGGGATTGTAGCTCAGTGTAGAACCTTTTGCTAAAACGTCTAGCATGtttgaggtcctgggttctattcctaTCACTAcccaaaaaaaatattttttttttgagacaaaaaaaaaattttttttaatctgttccATCCTCCTTCCCAGTGCGATTCCACGCTGCCCATCTGGTTTACCTGGAAAGCGATGTCTGCACAGTGGCAAGCCCTGAGGGCATGGCTCTCCTCGTCTCCTGAAGCTGAATGAGGCTTCTCAGAAATGTCACTATCATGGAAAGCAAACAGGCAAGAAACTGTTAGCCTGAGAGATTTAAGTGACAGGAGAGGAAGAGGCGACATGTGGCTCTTGGCTGCGATATGGGAAAGACCTGAAATAGTAAGTGATCTCTGAGGGAGGACTATTTTAATATGGAGTGGCTAGTGCGTGATAATTGTGTGTTACTGTcacatttctttgtgtgtatgtttgtgcagtacatatgtgtacacgtgtgtttGGGTGCATATAGAAGCCAGACACCATCACTGTTgactgatttgtttttgttttttgtttatttgtttttttttttaaagatttatttatgtatgtgaatactcttatttacatgtatgtctgcatgacagaagaaggcgtcagattccattacagatggttgtgagccaccatgtggttgctgggaactgaactcaggacctctggaagagcagtcagtgctcttaactgctgacccatctctccagcccaaatgtcatttttgtttgtttctctgcatggccatggctgtcctggaactcactctgtaaaccaggctggctttgaactcacagagatccatctgcttctgactttttaatttttaaaattatatttattagcCAAATatggtagtgtacacctttaaacccagcactggggaggcagaggcagaagaatctctgtgagttggaggccagcctgggctatacagtgagttccaggccagcctgggctatatagagcAACTCAGacctgaacccagagccttgcactAAGCTGCATCcctgtcttattttttatttattttaatgttttgagatggagtcttgctAAGTTGCCTGGGTTAAACTTGAACTAGCTGTGTAACTCAGGCAGTTCTGAACTTTgacaccctcctgcctcagcctaaaTAGTTGTAATTACAAGGCTGAACcaccaggctggctccaaacatgtttttaaaggttttattcaTGGGGTTGGAGAGTTGGCTCTGAGGTTAAgcacacttgttcttgcagaagacttagGTTCAAATCCCACCACCCTCTGAGGGCACCAAGCAAGCGTGTGGGTCACATGTATACACGCAGACGAAACACttaatacacatataataataacaattttaaaggttttatttatgcctagcctggtggcacatgcctttaatcccagaattctggaggcagaggcaggtcggcCTCTGTGAGCCCAAGGCCAACCACAGCTATacagtaaggccctgtctcaaaaagatatatttttaaattttatgtatatgaatattcgcctgcatgtatgcaatgcacacagaagccagaaggtgaCATCTAAGCCCCTGTAACCGGAATTACAGATCATTGTccactgccatgtgggtgctgagaactgaacttaggccctctgaaagaacagccagtgcccgttatttctgagccatctcttcagcccctcccccGCCCAAATCTGGTTTTTGAAAATTACATTCCTAGTCGGGCATgcagcacacctttaatcccagcactcgggagcaaaggcaggcagatctctatgatttCAAAGCCAGCTCCGTCTATGTAGAGAGTTTCATgccagctagagctacagagtaagatctcatctcaaaaaaaatattCCAGGAAAGAAGAATCTTGTGTCTATGAAATTCCAGATTTTCCAATGCTGTGTTCAGGGCATGATGTGGCCATTGTGTTCTGAAACTGACTCCATTGTGGTTATCCACACAGGATCAGGCCAGTGAGATCAGTCAGCTTTCTGATGGGCAGCACTAACTAGACCCAgtaaagagaggggaaaagaaaaggggaggcggagggggggatggggaagagaaagggaagagggtatTAGGgagtgtggaagagagagagtTTGCATGGATGTGCTCAGGATACATTGTTTTATGTATGCAGTTGCCAAAACAAAAGACTAAATAAAAGATTAGttcattaaaaatacattaaggTGGGCGTAGTGGTCCAAGCATTTAATCCCTTGGATtaaacttgggagacagaggcggaatagtcataagttcaaggctagcctggtctacaaatttcAGGACAGTAATGTATACATAATAGAGAGAGCCTGCCACAacagataaatacatatatacatacatacatatatacatgtatacatgtatatgacatatatgacagggtctctctaatATACACAATCTATAATATGcaatatgttaaatatattttattgcatatgttatatatgtaatatattagtatattaatattatattcgTATATTAATAGTGTGTTAATATATATGGAGCCCTAACCATGAGGATAGTTTCTTCCTGTGTTCTCTAATGGTTCAGAAATTTCTTAACTCTAGCTGACCTGTAACATcccatgtagaccagactgaccccTCTTGCCATCTTTTTGCTATTTTACAGGCAGAGCTTGTTTCGAAGTCTCCCTCCCTCATGTCAGAGGGCCCACGGGATGCTTTGGGCCATGCTAGCTTAGCCAGGCAGGTACTTTTTCTGGGACAGGAGAGTCATTTCTAAACTGTCCATCCTGATCTACTCAGGAAGGGCTCACAGAAGCAAGGAACTCGCCTCGGGCCTTTCCTGGTCCAGGAAAAAGTGGGGGTGGACTGGGCGTGCCCGTGGGGAACCCGCGGCAGGGGGCGGCTCTTCTCCCCGGCAGGGCGTGGGCCGGGCGAGGTCCTCCGCGCTGCGTACCGTGCCAACAATGGGCTGTTGTGGAAGGAGGCAGGAATGTGGCCCGGGGAGTTGGGCGGCGGGGCGGGGCCGGCTCCGGGCGGCAGCCTCTTACCTGTCCAGGTAACTCGCATTTCCAGgcgagcggcggcggcggcggcggcggcggcggcggcgcccgCACCACCTGTCGCCGGGTGCGCGGGCGGGGAGCGCGGCTGGGGGCCATGGCCTGCTAGTGTCCTCTGGGAAGACGCTGCGGGGTTCAGTCTGGGGCAGGACAGGGCGAGGGACGGAAGGTCCTTCCCTCGGGGACAGATCGGCCTGCAGCAGCATGAAAAAGAACCAGACCATGCAGGGCACTTTCAGCAAACTCTTTGGGAAGAAGCATGCCCACCCCTCCACCACGTCCCTCTACGCCACCAACCCACCCTGGATTTTCACCCAAGAGGCCCAAGAGGAGGGGACCAGGGActttggtgagtgcaccccggggtgaggaggaaaaaaaaaaaaaaaaacaagggagaGTTTCCCGTGGCGCCTCTTCCCTCCTGGCTCTGGCGTCACTTGGGCGCTGGGAAGgctggcaggggcaggggcagggacacGTTGGAACCTGTGGCCGAGGAGATGCTGGGAAGTGGGAGGAGGCGCGGCAGCCCGAGTCAGAGAGGTGCAGGGGACCCCTGAAACGAGGCCGGAGATACTTGCCGCCCTCCCCTGCTGGCCCCGGCCCCCTTTACAACCGTTGGTGGGGTTTctgtttgtgtggctgtctttTCTGTGGCTCCCACCCCACCGCATATCCGCATTCTGAGTCAGAAGTATTCCCGAGATCTAGACATCTGCCCCTAGCCCTTTCCGCTTCCTCTGTCCCGCAGAGAGCCTGCCTCGGGTGCCCTTGTCTTTTGCTCTGTTTGAGAAAGCAAAGTCAGTGACGCGCCACTGTTAGCAGGTTGCCAGCCATTTGAGACACCAAATTaactttgtttggttttgttgggggtggggaagggaagggggctGCGTGTCACAGGCTCTTGCCAGGTCTTCTTGGGTCTGGGTTGTCTACCGTCTCAGATtgaagaggcagaggtgggacaGTGGAGAGCGCGCGCTGACCCTTTGATTCAAGGGCGGTGTGTCTTTGCAAGCTACTGGAAATAAATTGGCACTGCCCCAGCTTTGACTATGAGACACCTTATCTCTTCATCAATCTACAGTTTATACACTCTTAACTGAGGGGAACCCCGAGGAAATAGGGGACAGGTATTCACTTCCATGATTCTGGTGtctggagagggagacaggggtGTGTCACCAATTATTCCCTCGGTTTACCTGCCTTCCTCATCACCTTTATGGCCACCGTGCTGGGGCCACAGGAGATGCTGCAATCTCCCACTGGAACTTGGGGTTCTGTTCAATACCCAAATGACTACACTGGGGGCCAGGGCAAGAACAAGATGTCACCTCTCCCTGACCTAAAGATCTCTCACCAGCAGGCAAGCAAAACTAAGAATATGTCTGTCCTCCTGCCCTTTGGAGGTCTCTGCTGCTAGACAGTCTTAGGTgcatgagaaagagaagaggtatttctgagaggagagggaaggctgTCACTGGCTGAGCGTAGGTTTCGGTAAAGGGGGAGAGAGCAAGACCAAGTGGGGCGTGTCTAGGCAAAGAAGATGCCAGCGCAGGCAGGTGTACTCCAGGAGTACTCTAGGATACCCCAACATCTTCCTTGGCCTGAAGGAAGACAGCAATACCAAACTGTCAGCCACCCTATCCTAGGTGCAAACTCTCCTAAAACGTTTGATCTTTGACTCACTGAGTTTCTGTCTAGTGTAAGATACTATTATTGGCTTTCTGGATGAGGACGCCAAGGAACAGGGATGTTACAGAACTGGTTGGTCCAAAACCGCAAAATTTAAATGGTAGAGCTGCGATTTTCCCCGGCGGGTACAAACAGATGCTCTTCAGTAGACAACCAACTCACGTAGCTGTCACTACCAAGCAAGTCGGAGAATTTCCGGTACCCCAGAGTCTTGCTGGCAAGAGAGCCAACATCTGGACCCAGGCAGAGCCCTGACTCTTAGCAGGCTTTCTGACTTTACTCTGGAGGAAGGAATTTGGGGGCAAATTGGACTAGCAAGTATCTATCTGACTTAAAAACcagtccccctccccttctcttcaaaGAGTCTGAGAACAGCTTCTCCATTCTTCTTCCCTATTTGGCCCCAGTgagtggactgttgggaggaatcaggcctggagagagaagagggacagGGTATCCTGTCAGCTTTTACCAGTCTAGGCAGGGCAGGAGTCTAGGGGACAGTTCCTCCCTGTCCTCAGGGCAGGGCCGGGCCTTCAGCTGACTCAGCTtggctgtgcatgtgtgcgctGGGCTGGGGTTTGGGAAGGTGGACAGCAGGCTGGCTCTCCGGTGTTGTGGTGTGCTCCCTGGGGTGCTCTCAGGCAGGAGAACCCCTCTTCCTTGCTTCTCTTGGGGTTGAGGAAGGAAGCAACTGGCGATGGGGATTCTGGGATGGCAGTGGGTCCGTCAGCCTTACCTCTCCGTCAGTGATAGTGCTAGCTCCTTGGAACTCGGTGTTTGTTTGCTGTTCTGTGGATATAGTATTGAGAAGTCTTAGAGCAATGCTTCTCGACCTTCCCAAGGCCAGGACCCTttgtacagttcctcatgtcatggtgaTCCCACAGCCATCAAAGTATTTTGTTGCTACTAcgtgactgtaattttgctagtgttatgatttttaatgtaaatatctgatatactggatatctgatatgcaaccccaaagGAGTCTcggcccacaggctgagaactgctgactTAAACTGCCTGCAGTCATGTATATTAGCAAGCTTTGAAGACACAAAAGGAAACTGCTTCAACGAGGCGTTAAGTAGCTGCAGGAGACTGTTAAAGTCTAAAGTAGCTGCTGCCCAGTGGTTCTAGAAGGTTCTCCAGGGGTTTCTAAATCACAGTTTGTTACACTCAAATCATTGCAGTTTTTTTTGgctatgttgcccaggttggccgTGAACTCCTGGACTCCatcgatcttcctgcctcagcctccaaataGCTGGGACCACAAGTGTGTGTCACGGTGCCTGGCTCATTCTCATTCTGAACTTTGCCTGCCCCTGCCTACTTCATTTCCTTGTCCTCAGGTCGCCACACTCCAAAGGAAATAGGCATGAAGAGGCCACCCCAAGGTTTCAAAGGGGCGGGGCATTCCAGCTCTAAAGGCCCCCTCCCTGGTTTCCAGTGCTGGGGGGGACAAGTGGTGGATGAGGGTGGGGCTGGTAGCCAGAAATCGATGTCCAGGTATGTGAAGGAATTGAGCTTGCCTGGCGTGTGGCTACAGCCACGTCCCAGGTCCCAGTCTGTTTGCACAAGGTCAGGCTGGGAGCAGATAAAATGCAAACAGGCGCAGAGGGTGATGGGTAAATTTTTCTAGACCTTGTATCTGGTGATCACGGCCCTACTGAATGCAATCACAATCTTAATTAAGCCTCTGCCACCCAAACAAGAGCTTCAAACGGCTTCGCTATTGTCTTTTAAGCATTTGAGAAAGCAGGTTCGAATCTTCACAGGTCTTTGTAGTCTCTTTTGATAAGAAACAGGGCCACAAAAGCCGCCGCTGGAGCAGCCACAACCAAGTGGCCCAAGCTTCCAGCCCCTCTACTtctgggggtgaggggggagagGGCCTTACTTCAACCCTTTGCCTGCTGCTGATCCTCCTCATCCCAGCGATGGGAAGCGGGGACTCTCCCGCCCAGTTCTACCAAAGGAACAGAGCTGCCAGACAGGTCAGATGCAAATTTCTCAGGCCCAGCCACCAGGCTAGCATTCCCTACATGCCTCATTCCGAGGTGGTTCTTTGTACCAGAGGCTCTGGGGATTCTTGGGATTTCCTTCCCCTTCTGGAGCTGAGCTGTTGGCGTTCTCCCAAGGACCCCTGCAGGGCACACAGCAGGCTGGAAATGAATGTGTGCAGAGCTGTGACTAGCTCCTTAACTGCATTCGGGATGATGGCTGCTGGCTAGCATCCTTCTCCTTGAGGCTCTCTCCCCAGGCCACACACACTTTGCATACCAGGCCAGGCTAAAGGGTAACCAGCCATGACTCTCCCGGAGCTGAGCGCCTCTGTCCAGACAAGGCTGGGCTATCACTGGCTTGTAGAAAGCTGACTTGTGTTTCGATGGGTTGTGAAGGAGACTTGTTTACACTCCTGTCACAGGGTAAACACACCCTGGAGGTGTGCTGTTAAAGACA
The nucleotide sequence above comes from Arvicanthis niloticus isolate mArvNil1 chromosome 17, mArvNil1.pat.X, whole genome shotgun sequence. Encoded proteins:
- the Cimip3 gene encoding LOW QUALITY PROTEIN: ciliary microtubule inner protein 3 (The sequence of the model RefSeq protein was modified relative to this genomic sequence to represent the inferred CDS: inserted 1 base in 1 codon), with amino-acid sequence MRICGGVGATEKTATXNRNPTNGCKGGRGQQGRADLSPREGPSVPRPVLPQTEPRSVFPEDTSRPWPPAALPARAPGDRWCGRRRRRRRRRRRSPGNASYLDSDISEKPHSASGDEESHALRACHCADIAFQDSQKSLLLSHGEKMTSGKKTPLSQKWKQDRVQSLEADYIPVVVDPRGQNPDTSIRFRFYKSQYSNSLTPFYTLQKPTCGYLYRRETDHTRKRFDVPPANLILWRS